A window from Nevskia ramosa DSM 11499 encodes these proteins:
- a CDS encoding translocation/assembly module TamB domain-containing protein: MSTTTPDSPMESPPPRPPPRPPVRWGRWLFAGLSVPVLLLIATLIFVIGSERGLRFGLAQLSSLTGGMITVGRANGRLLDNVELHDFRYTSSDGLLVTIGRLKLRHQPASLLRGRLHAELIEIDELAVTPGRPADPPRPPTPTQLPAKLPVDVVIDSATLTGFVLHASADAPAGSPDVLVIDSTRLIASWLGSQLSVTTLTTSGLPITGPLQAKAEAQMGVEQIDFQELSVTGADPAADGYSLHAKGRYGLNAVASALKLEWTGLRWPLVLEDKQQPMVSDLIGAATFDGSFDDYRYTLATSATMQAFSAKLVTGGSGSLVSAKIDSLKLDALPVALAVTDKKRKAAPQPGSINASGEVRWSPALSAEIVASFEHVDPSWFVADFPGDLNGRITTTTKMIGEEPQIAFDGRFEKSSLRGQPFSLDANGVTDTREAQLEALKLVAGKGKVEASGKVRWTPELKLNFQALISHLDPGLVAPDWPGDINGKVLIATDDDPAAPLRFDALIDKSRLRQYPLKLAAVGSALLAPESTVVTLDTVQLETGGTRLNVSGQPTPPFALRGSFNSPDLAALLPELRGRAAFDFALDGSIEQPHLVSKGELGNIVFGEQTVQHLDWTADLDPLVATSNLKVTLREANVGLKIASASLTATGQEVYHGVVLEAATERGGAKLGLQGGYDRVRGEWGGELNQLALTPDGLSAWALDKPAGILVGEKRRALELACLTSTDGHACFNLEQNVLADGARIGWNIDRLLLSALQPFLDPKTRISGSIDGTGSIDFSSGNLQKAEAALNLREASLQLPDAPLLKLETGSVQARQVDGRLEATADLKMAGASLEAKLNAAPGDDFKARALGGSIRLDVPSLAFLEPLLPQLDKLDGRLAGDLVLSGVVGEPRLEGDLKLSEGRAKLVVAGIELTDVALQMHARNQAPLALEGSLNSGGGTLNIAGTLDPYSTPLSADFTIKGKDVQAMNTAEARAWIDADLRLVRNAEGARLTGELGVPRADITPKGLGGDSGIDASEDQVLVGVVVPPKEVPLPVFVELRLTLGDKVRIEGFGLKTRIEGGVTVSQRPGFDALGRGELRLIDGRYQAYGQDLSIETGRLIFSGGPVKTPAVDLYATRQPREDIKVGVRVRGTLAKPELSLQSSPILPREQQLSWLVLGRSLETSSSQDRSMVSSAALSLGLGGGDYLAGLLGKKVGLDELSVGSVAETNSEVAANAQSIAGSQSASGGVDANAQAAQLTLGKYLTPRLFVSYGISLFQEGYTFRMLYTLGRGFKLSTESGTASGGDLIYTTERGLQKPAANPRPGVDAVPSAGPAPDPERSPDAVKSKPVLEREPEPAKSP; the protein is encoded by the coding sequence GTGAGCACGACCACGCCGGACAGCCCGATGGAAAGCCCGCCACCGCGTCCGCCACCGCGCCCACCGGTGCGCTGGGGCCGCTGGCTGTTTGCCGGGCTGAGCGTGCCGGTGCTGCTGCTGATCGCCACGCTGATCTTCGTCATCGGCAGCGAACGCGGCCTGCGCTTCGGCCTGGCGCAGCTCAGCAGCCTGACCGGCGGGATGATCACCGTCGGCCGCGCCAACGGCCGGCTGCTCGACAACGTCGAGCTGCATGATTTCCGCTACACGAGCAGCGACGGCCTGCTGGTCACCATCGGCCGGCTGAAGCTGCGCCACCAGCCGGCCAGCCTGCTGCGCGGCCGTCTGCATGCGGAGCTGATCGAGATCGACGAGCTGGCAGTGACGCCGGGCCGGCCGGCCGATCCACCACGCCCGCCGACGCCGACACAACTGCCGGCGAAGTTGCCGGTCGACGTCGTCATCGACAGCGCGACCCTGACCGGCTTCGTGCTGCACGCCTCGGCCGATGCGCCGGCCGGCAGTCCTGATGTGCTGGTGATCGACAGCACCCGGCTGATCGCCAGCTGGCTCGGCAGCCAGCTCAGCGTCACCACGCTCACGACCAGCGGCCTGCCGATCACCGGCCCGTTGCAGGCAAAGGCCGAGGCGCAGATGGGCGTCGAGCAGATCGATTTCCAAGAGCTCAGCGTGACCGGCGCCGATCCGGCGGCGGACGGCTACAGCCTGCACGCCAAGGGCCGTTACGGTCTGAACGCGGTGGCCAGCGCGCTGAAGCTGGAGTGGACCGGCCTGCGCTGGCCGCTGGTGCTCGAAGACAAGCAGCAGCCGATGGTCAGCGACCTGATTGGCGCTGCCACTTTCGACGGCAGCTTCGACGACTACCGCTACACCCTGGCGACCAGCGCGACGATGCAGGCGTTCTCGGCCAAGCTGGTGACCGGCGGCAGCGGCAGCCTGGTCAGTGCCAAGATCGATTCGCTGAAGCTCGATGCGCTGCCGGTCGCACTCGCGGTGACCGACAAGAAGCGCAAGGCCGCGCCGCAGCCCGGTTCGATCAACGCCAGCGGCGAAGTGCGCTGGTCGCCAGCACTGTCGGCAGAGATCGTCGCCAGCTTCGAGCATGTCGATCCTTCCTGGTTCGTCGCCGATTTCCCGGGCGATCTGAACGGCCGGATCACCACCACGACGAAGATGATCGGCGAGGAGCCGCAGATCGCTTTCGATGGCCGCTTCGAGAAGTCCTCGCTGCGCGGCCAGCCGTTCAGCCTGGATGCCAACGGCGTCACCGACACCCGTGAAGCGCAGCTCGAAGCGCTGAAGCTGGTGGCCGGCAAGGGCAAGGTCGAAGCCAGCGGCAAGGTGCGCTGGACGCCGGAACTGAAGCTGAACTTCCAGGCGCTGATCAGCCATCTCGACCCCGGCCTCGTCGCACCCGACTGGCCCGGCGACATCAACGGCAAGGTATTGATCGCCACCGATGATGATCCCGCCGCACCGCTGCGTTTCGACGCGCTGATCGACAAATCCCGCCTGCGCCAGTATCCGCTGAAGCTCGCCGCTGTCGGCAGCGCGCTGCTCGCTCCGGAAAGCACGGTGGTCACGCTCGACACCGTGCAGCTGGAAACCGGCGGCACCAGGTTGAATGTATCCGGCCAGCCGACGCCGCCGTTTGCATTGCGCGGCAGCTTCAACAGCCCGGACCTGGCCGCGCTGCTGCCCGAGCTGCGCGGCCGCGCCGCGTTCGATTTCGCCCTCGACGGCAGCATCGAGCAGCCTCATCTGGTCTCGAAAGGTGAACTCGGCAACATCGTGTTCGGCGAGCAGACCGTGCAGCACCTGGACTGGACGGCGGACCTCGATCCGCTGGTCGCCACCTCGAACCTGAAAGTGACGCTGCGCGAGGCCAATGTCGGCCTGAAGATCGCCAGCGCAAGCCTGACCGCCACGGGGCAGGAGGTCTATCACGGCGTGGTGCTCGAAGCCGCCACCGAGCGCGGCGGCGCCAAGCTCGGCCTGCAGGGTGGTTATGACCGGGTGCGTGGCGAGTGGGGCGGCGAGCTGAACCAGCTGGCGCTGACGCCGGATGGCCTGTCAGCCTGGGCACTCGACAAGCCGGCCGGCATCCTGGTCGGAGAGAAACGCCGCGCCCTGGAACTGGCCTGCCTGACCAGCACGGACGGACATGCCTGCTTCAATCTCGAACAGAACGTGCTCGCCGACGGCGCCCGCATCGGCTGGAACATCGATCGCCTGCTGCTTTCCGCGCTGCAGCCGTTCCTCGATCCCAAGACACGGATCAGCGGCAGCATCGACGGCACCGGTTCGATCGATTTCAGCAGCGGCAATCTGCAGAAGGCCGAAGCCGCACTGAATCTCCGAGAGGCCTCGCTGCAATTGCCGGACGCGCCGCTGCTGAAACTGGAAACCGGCAGCGTGCAGGCGCGCCAGGTCGATGGCCGTCTGGAAGCGACGGCGGACCTGAAGATGGCCGGCGCGTCGCTGGAAGCGAAGCTGAACGCCGCACCCGGCGATGATTTCAAGGCGCGCGCGCTGGGTGGCAGCATCCGCCTCGATGTGCCGAGCCTCGCGTTCCTGGAACCGCTGCTGCCGCAGCTGGACAAGCTCGATGGCCGGCTGGCCGGCGATCTCGTGCTGTCCGGCGTCGTCGGCGAGCCGCGCCTGGAAGGTGATCTCAAGCTCAGCGAAGGCCGCGCCAAGCTGGTGGTCGCCGGCATCGAACTCACCGATGTCGCGCTGCAGATGCATGCGCGCAATCAGGCGCCGCTGGCGCTGGAAGGCAGCCTGAACTCCGGCGGCGGCACCCTGAACATCGCCGGCACGCTGGATCCGTATTCGACGCCGCTGTCCGCCGATTTCACGATCAAGGGCAAGGACGTGCAGGCGATGAATACCGCCGAAGCGCGCGCCTGGATCGATGCCGACCTGCGCTTGGTCCGCAATGCCGAAGGCGCAAGGCTGACCGGCGAACTCGGCGTGCCACGCGCCGACATCACGCCGAAGGGTCTGGGCGGCGACAGCGGCATTGATGCCAGTGAAGACCAGGTGCTGGTCGGCGTCGTGGTGCCGCCGAAGGAAGTGCCGCTGCCGGTGTTCGTCGAACTGCGCCTGACCTTGGGCGACAAGGTGCGCATCGAGGGCTTCGGCCTGAAGACGCGCATCGAAGGCGGCGTGACGGTGTCGCAACGGCCGGGCTTCGATGCATTGGGCCGGGGCGAACTGCGCCTGATCGACGGCCGCTATCAGGCTTACGGCCAGGATCTGAGCATCGAGACCGGACGGCTGATCTTCAGCGGCGGGCCGGTGAAGACGCCGGCCGTCGATCTCTATGCCACGCGCCAGCCACGCGAGGACATCAAGGTCGGCGTGCGGGTGCGCGGCACCTTGGCGAAGCCGGAACTGAGCCTGCAGTCGAGCCCGATCCTGCCGCGCGAGCAGCAGCTGAGCTGGCTGGTGCTCGGCCGTTCGCTGGAAACCAGTTCCTCGCAGGATCGCAGCATGGTGTCGAGCGCCGCGCTCAGTCTCGGCCTCGGCGGCGGCGACTACCTGGCCGGTCTGCTCGGCAAGAAAGTGGGACTGGACGAGCTGTCGGTCGGCAGCGTCGCCGAGACCAATTCCGAGGTGGCGGCGAACGCCCAGAGCATCGCCGGATCGCAAAGCGCCAGCGGCGGAGTCGATGCCAACGCCCAGGCTGCCCAGCTGACGCTCGGCAAGTACTTGACGCCGAGACTGTTCGTCAGCTACGGCATCAGCCTGTTCCAGGAGGGCTACACGTTCCGGATGCTGTACACGCTCGGCCGCGGCTTCAAGCTGTCGACCGAAAGCGGCACCGCCAGCGGCGGCGACCTCATCTACACCACCGAGCGCGGCTTGCAGAAACCGGCCGCCAATCCGCGGCCCGGTGTCGATGCCGTACCCAGTGCCGGGCCGGCGCCGGATCCGGAACGCAGCCCGGATGCCGTCAAGTCCAAGCCGGTGCTGGAGCGCGAACCGGAGCCCGCCAAGTCGCCCTAG
- the dtd gene encoding D-aminoacyl-tRNA deacylase yields MIGLLQRVSGAKVEIDGRTMARIERGLLVLIGIERDDTAARGSRLLERLLSYRVFEDDTGRMNKSLRDLGAERGGLLLVSQFTLAADTRSGTRASFTPAAAPDEARALYTGLVSEAQKIWPGTASGVFGADMQISLVNDGPVTFWLEA; encoded by the coding sequence ATGATCGGACTCCTGCAACGTGTGAGTGGCGCCAAGGTCGAGATCGACGGCCGGACGATGGCGCGCATCGAACGCGGCCTGCTGGTGCTGATCGGCATCGAACGCGACGACACCGCCGCCCGTGGCTCGCGCCTGCTCGAACGCCTGCTGAGTTATCGCGTGTTCGAGGACGACACAGGCCGGATGAACAAGAGCCTGCGTGATCTCGGCGCCGAACGCGGTGGCCTGCTGCTGGTCTCACAGTTCACGCTGGCGGCGGATACCCGCTCCGGCACTCGCGCCAGCTTCACGCCGGCCGCAGCCCCGGACGAAGCCCGGGCGCTGTATACCGGCCTGGTCAGCGAAGCTCAGAAGATCTGGCCTGGCACCGCCAGCGGCGTGTTCGGAGCGGACATGCAGATCAGTCTGGTCAACGATGGGCCGGTGACGTTCTGGCTGGAAGCCTGA
- a CDS encoding ABC transporter permease, which yields MPIVFTIARTEARRIFVSPLAWTVLAVLQSILGVVFLLLILDYAQNPRGPESSVGLSDYIGGGLYSFATLVLLLVMPLLTMRLFAEERKNGSLTLLLASPVSLIEIVLGKFLGLFAFIAATILLLAAMPLMLLVGSNLDLGRIAAGLLGLSLMMMALGAAGLYVSTLTREPTIAAVASFGLLLMLWLMQVLSSQPGWIGKLLGYLAMVGHFENLRRGIFSSVDIVYYLLFTILFLWLAVLQLDSERN from the coding sequence ATGCCGATCGTCTTCACCATCGCCCGCACCGAAGCGCGGCGCATCTTCGTCTCGCCGCTCGCCTGGACCGTGCTCGCCGTGCTGCAGAGCATTCTCGGCGTGGTCTTCCTGCTGCTGATCCTCGACTACGCGCAGAACCCGCGCGGGCCGGAATCCTCGGTCGGCTTGTCGGACTACATCGGCGGCGGCCTGTATTCGTTCGCCACCCTGGTCCTGCTGCTGGTGATGCCGCTGCTGACCATGCGGCTGTTCGCCGAGGAGCGGAAGAACGGCAGCCTGACCTTGCTGCTGGCGTCGCCGGTGTCGCTGATCGAGATCGTGCTCGGCAAGTTCCTCGGGCTGTTCGCGTTCATCGCCGCGACCATCCTGCTGCTGGCGGCGATGCCGCTGATGCTGCTGGTTGGCTCCAACCTCGATCTCGGCCGCATCGCTGCCGGCCTGCTGGGCTTGAGCCTGATGATGATGGCGCTCGGCGCTGCCGGCCTGTACGTCTCCACGCTGACGCGTGAACCGACGATTGCCGCAGTCGCCAGCTTCGGCCTGCTGCTGATGCTCTGGCTGATGCAGGTGCTCAGTTCGCAGCCGGGCTGGATCGGCAAGCTGCTCGGCTATCTGGCGATGGTCGGCCACTTTGAGAACCTGCGGCGCGGCATCTTTTCCTCGGTCGACATCGTCTACTACCTGCTGTTCACGATCCTGTTCCTGTGGCTGGCCGTGCTGCAGCTGGACAGCGAGCGCAACTGA
- the ttcA gene encoding tRNA 2-thiocytidine(32) synthetase TtcA, whose protein sequence is MTPAAPSIDRDPRQRLERNKLVKRLRRQMGQAIMDYQMIRDGDRVMVCLSGGKDSYTMLDVLLMLRDAAPVKFEVIAVNLDQKQPGFPEHVLPEYLEARGVPFHIIEQDTYSVVKRVVPEGKTMCGLCSRLRRGALYSWAEANGYNKIALGHHRDDIVATFFLNLFFNAKLAAMPPKLKSDNGKHIVIRPLAYVREADIIEYARIARYPIIPCTLCGSQDQLQRVQVRKLMSDWEKTHPGRIEHIFAALQNVAPSQLADAKTFDFAGLDGGLDGGAALGNWLKSDSSTATEADDAA, encoded by the coding sequence ATGACTCCCGCTGCGCCGTCGATCGACCGCGATCCGCGCCAGCGCCTGGAGCGCAACAAGCTGGTCAAGCGTCTGCGCCGGCAGATGGGCCAGGCGATCATGGATTACCAGATGATCCGTGACGGCGATCGGGTGATGGTCTGCCTGTCCGGCGGCAAGGACAGCTACACGATGCTCGACGTGCTGCTGATGCTGCGCGATGCCGCACCGGTGAAGTTCGAGGTCATCGCCGTCAATCTCGACCAGAAGCAGCCGGGTTTCCCGGAACACGTGCTGCCGGAATACCTGGAAGCGCGCGGCGTGCCGTTCCACATCATCGAGCAGGACACCTATTCGGTGGTCAAGCGTGTGGTACCGGAAGGCAAGACCATGTGCGGCCTGTGCTCGCGGCTGCGGCGCGGCGCGCTGTACTCATGGGCGGAGGCAAACGGCTACAACAAGATCGCGCTCGGTCATCACCGCGACGACATCGTCGCCACCTTCTTCCTGAACCTGTTCTTCAACGCCAAGCTGGCAGCGATGCCGCCGAAGCTGAAAAGCGACAACGGCAAGCACATCGTCATCCGGCCGCTGGCCTATGTGCGCGAGGCGGACATCATCGAATACGCGCGCATCGCCCGGTACCCGATCATCCCCTGCACCCTGTGCGGCTCGCAGGATCAGTTGCAGCGCGTGCAGGTGCGCAAGCTGATGAGCGACTGGGAGAAGACCCACCCGGGCCGCATCGAGCACATCTTCGCGGCGCTGCAGAACGTGGCGCCATCGCAGCTTGCCGATGCCAAGACCTTCGATTTTGCGGGCCTCGACGGCGGTCTTGATGGGGGCGCCGCACTCGGCAACTGGCTGAAATCGGACAGCAGCACGGCCACCGAAGCTGATGATGCTGCTTGA
- a CDS encoding TraB/GumN family protein, whose translation MTAARGLLLGLCVLLASNAAQAESDAPFLWQVKGAKATHYLLGSVHLLPSAAGRLPTGIVQAYRSADALVFESDIDALQGRKLSAQMLEAATAPKGIAAEIDVGTLRRLRQRMRVLRMPTAQCETYRPWFCALSLELYAYQRAGFSGEYGLDRRLHDAAVADGRSMAWFEAPERHIALFTDMAKPLSTQFLDAALADNGLKAEEPVEMYRAWRNNDSSGIEALIAEMKHDYPAVYEHLLAGRNRAWLPELKRRLKLPERQLIVVGAAHWLGPDGLIASLTAAGYQVRPYLAIDIDQKAGLELDAVIARR comes from the coding sequence GTGACCGCTGCGCGCGGCTTGCTGCTCGGCCTGTGCGTGCTGCTGGCGAGCAACGCTGCGCAGGCCGAATCCGACGCGCCTTTCCTGTGGCAGGTAAAGGGCGCGAAAGCCACCCACTATCTGCTCGGCTCGGTGCATCTGCTGCCGAGTGCGGCGGGGCGCCTGCCGACGGGCATCGTCCAGGCCTATCGCTCGGCCGATGCGCTGGTCTTCGAATCCGATATCGACGCCTTGCAGGGCCGCAAGCTCAGCGCGCAGATGCTGGAAGCGGCCACGGCGCCGAAAGGCATTGCCGCCGAGATCGATGTCGGCACCCTGCGCCGCCTGCGCCAGCGGATGCGCGTGCTGCGCATGCCGACCGCGCAATGCGAGACCTATCGACCCTGGTTCTGTGCGCTGTCGCTGGAGCTGTACGCCTACCAGCGCGCCGGCTTCAGCGGCGAGTACGGTCTTGACCGCCGCTTGCACGATGCCGCCGTGGCCGATGGCCGGAGCATGGCCTGGTTCGAAGCCCCCGAGCGCCATATTGCCCTGTTCACCGACATGGCCAAGCCGCTGTCGACGCAGTTTCTCGACGCCGCGCTGGCCGACAACGGCCTGAAGGCCGAGGAACCGGTGGAGATGTATCGCGCCTGGCGCAACAACGACAGCAGCGGCATCGAAGCCTTGATCGCCGAGATGAAACACGACTATCCGGCGGTCTACGAACATCTGCTGGCCGGGCGCAATCGCGCCTGGCTGCCGGAGCTGAAGCGCCGGCTGAAACTGCCGGAGCGGCAGCTGATCGTCGTCGGCGCAGCGCACTGGCTGGGGCCGGATGGCTTGATCGCCAGCCTGACCGCGGCCGGTTATCAGGTGCGCCCTTATCTGGCGATCGACATCGATCAGAAAGCAGGCCTTGAGCTCGATGCCGTCATTGCGCGCCGCTAG
- a CDS encoding autotransporter assembly complex protein TamA produces the protein MPSLRAASCWPRLGWLAGLVLLAAAAPVKAGVDVRVRNLGPDERNNAYAKLSILEYAKRIDADKGEYDTADVERLFKQGEREILSALQPFGWYNAKVTAKLEGAKPDWVVEYQIDAGQETAISLIDFQIIGDGAEDPPLNQIKNRPRPLKLGERIKHEEYETLKTRIVQTAYSLGLLDAKLTRRELKIDVPNNSAEILLTLDSGRRYQFGEISIEQEGGLKLRDAFLRNYLTFEPGENYDPAKVLSTQFAFSDLDYFQTVDIEGLKEKADEDGRIPMVINTTERAPRSYRYGLGYGTDSGPRASVGADFRRINSLGHKLRTDLRVSPRISTAVAEYRVPFGHLPSDSVSFTTQALTQDFSDIKETLYRIGTSYNRRGKTWQRRVYLEYTFDEYSIKESPRQRSKLLVPGISLDHTEGDDPIFPRRGWYAFTDLHGGSDLLLSDTNFVQGMIKLRGVLDLARRLFLRVRVDQGATWVGSFNNLPPSQRFFAGGDGSVRGYSYQSLGPRDANGRVIGGRYLTTASAELDWYFLQEYGVAAFVDAGDANDKPLVDPSVGAGLGFRYRAPFGAFALDLAHPFDPGSPPVRLHLGVQVGL, from the coding sequence ATGCCGTCATTGCGCGCCGCTAGTTGCTGGCCGCGGCTCGGCTGGCTGGCCGGCCTGGTGCTGCTGGCCGCAGCAGCGCCTGTGAAAGCCGGCGTCGACGTGCGCGTGCGCAACCTGGGGCCGGACGAGCGCAACAACGCCTACGCGAAGTTGTCGATCCTCGAATACGCCAAGCGCATCGACGCCGACAAGGGCGAATACGACACTGCCGATGTCGAGCGTCTGTTCAAGCAGGGCGAGCGGGAAATCCTCAGCGCCCTGCAGCCGTTCGGCTGGTACAACGCCAAGGTGACGGCGAAGCTCGAAGGCGCGAAGCCGGACTGGGTCGTCGAGTATCAGATCGATGCCGGGCAGGAAACGGCGATCTCGCTGATCGATTTCCAGATCATCGGCGATGGCGCTGAAGACCCGCCGCTGAACCAGATCAAGAACCGGCCACGGCCGCTGAAGCTGGGCGAGCGGATCAAGCACGAGGAATACGAGACGCTGAAGACGCGCATCGTGCAGACCGCCTACAGCCTGGGCCTGCTCGACGCCAAGCTGACCCGGCGCGAGCTGAAGATCGACGTGCCGAACAACAGCGCCGAAATCCTGCTGACGCTCGACAGCGGCCGCCGCTACCAGTTCGGCGAGATCAGCATCGAGCAGGAAGGCGGCCTCAAGCTGCGCGATGCTTTCCTGCGCAACTACCTGACCTTCGAGCCCGGCGAAAACTACGATCCAGCGAAGGTCTTGAGCACCCAGTTCGCGTTCAGCGATCTCGACTACTTCCAGACCGTCGACATCGAAGGGCTGAAGGAAAAGGCCGATGAAGACGGCCGCATCCCGATGGTGATCAACACCACCGAACGCGCGCCGCGCAGCTATCGCTACGGCCTTGGCTACGGCACCGACAGCGGCCCGCGCGCGTCAGTCGGCGCCGACTTCCGCCGCATCAACAGTCTCGGCCACAAGCTGCGCACCGATCTTCGCGTGTCGCCGCGCATCTCCACCGCGGTGGCCGAATACCGGGTGCCGTTCGGCCATCTGCCGAGCGATTCGGTGAGCTTCACCACCCAGGCACTGACCCAGGATTTCAGCGACATCAAGGAAACCCTGTACCGGATCGGCACCAGCTACAACCGCCGCGGCAAGACCTGGCAGCGGCGCGTCTATCTCGAATACACCTTCGATGAATATTCGATCAAGGAAAGCCCGCGCCAGCGCTCCAAGCTGCTGGTACCCGGCATCTCGCTCGACCACACCGAGGGCGACGATCCGATCTTCCCGCGGCGCGGCTGGTATGCGTTCACCGATCTCCACGGCGGTTCGGACCTGCTGCTGTCCGATACCAACTTCGTGCAGGGCATGATCAAGCTGCGCGGCGTGCTCGATCTCGCCCGGCGTCTATTCCTGAGAGTCCGCGTCGACCAGGGCGCAACCTGGGTCGGCAGTTTCAACAACCTGCCGCCGTCGCAGCGTTTCTTCGCCGGCGGCGACGGCAGCGTGCGCGGCTACTCGTATCAATCGCTCGGCCCGCGAGACGCCAACGGCCGGGTGATCGGCGGCCGCTATCTGACCACCGCGAGTGCCGAGCTGGACTGGTACTTCCTGCAGGAATACGGCGTTGCCGCGTTCGTCGATGCCGGCGATGCCAACGACAAGCCTCTGGTCGACCCGAGCGTCGGCGCCGGCCTTGGCTTCCGCTATCGCGCGCCGTTCGGGGCCTTCGCGCTCGATCTCGCCCATCCCTTCGATCCCGGTTCGCCACCGGTGCGCTTGCATCTCGGCGTGCAGGTGGGCCTGTGA
- a CDS encoding ABC transporter ATP-binding protein, with protein MAHEFLIEARGLSRRYGSHVAAHDISLSLRKGEILGLLGPNGAGKSTTMKMLAGVLAPSSGTVTINGVSLANDPKRAKQSLGYLPELPPVYPELTVDEYLRYCAGLHGLRRSERAAALQRAKQSCGLSEVSRRLIGNLSKGYQQRVGIAQAIIHRPAVVILDEPTVGLDPIQILEIRRLIKALGQEHGVILSSHILPEIQAVCARVMIIHRGRLVYAEPLATGGNEGFRTIIAGFLRMPAFDVLLGLPGVGEIETLTGSQVRITVTNSGDDPRAAIADAAAARGWGLIELHAERRTLEEIFVELSAGDAHALQEAA; from the coding sequence ATGGCCCACGAATTCCTGATCGAAGCACGCGGGCTGAGCCGTCGCTACGGCAGCCACGTTGCTGCCCACGACATCAGCCTGTCGCTGCGCAAGGGCGAAATCCTCGGCCTGCTCGGCCCGAACGGCGCTGGCAAGTCGACGACCATGAAGATGCTCGCCGGCGTGCTCGCGCCCAGCAGCGGCACGGTGACCATCAACGGCGTGTCGCTGGCCAATGATCCGAAGCGCGCCAAGCAGAGCCTCGGCTATCTGCCCGAGCTGCCGCCGGTCTATCCGGAGCTGACCGTCGACGAATACCTGCGCTACTGCGCCGGCCTGCATGGCCTGCGCCGCAGCGAACGCGCAGCGGCCCTGCAGCGGGCGAAACAGTCCTGCGGCTTGAGCGAGGTCTCGCGGCGGCTGATCGGCAATTTGTCGAAGGGTTATCAGCAGCGGGTCGGCATTGCCCAGGCGATCATCCATCGCCCGGCAGTGGTGATTCTCGACGAACCCACGGTCGGCCTCGATCCGATCCAGATCCTGGAAATCCGCCGGCTGATCAAGGCGCTGGGCCAGGAGCACGGCGTGATCCTGTCCAGCCACATCCTTCCGGAAATCCAGGCGGTCTGCGCCCGGGTGATGATCATTCACCGCGGCCGGCTGGTGTACGCCGAACCGCTTGCCACAGGAGGCAATGAAGGCTTCCGGACGATCATCGCCGGCTTCCTGCGAATGCCGGCCTTCGATGTGCTGCTGGGCTTGCCCGGTGTCGGCGAGATCGAAACGCTGACCGGCAGCCAGGTTCGCATCACCGTCACCAACAGCGGCGATGATCCGCGCGCCGCGATTGCCGACGCTGCTGCTGCGCGTGGCTGGGGCCTGATCGAGCTACATGCCGAACGGCGAACGCTGGAAGAAATCTTCGTCGAACTCAGCGCTGGCGACGCCCACGCCTTGCAGGAGGCCGCCTGA
- a CDS encoding lysophospholipid acyltransferase family protein translates to MQTVLRALFLLLGYLPLVLLHALGSVLGRLLWWLPNGLRRVTELHLARCLPELDDKARSRIARASLIESAKAVLEAPAVWFGPVGRRRRWLADPAALATIQAAQAQGKGVILLTPHQGAWELASFFCAQAAPITVLYKPQKGAADALIREGRARGALVTPVPTTGAGVKALLAALKRGEMVGILPDHDPPESSGTVFAPMFGIPANTMDLVTKLAARSGAPVLLIVAERLSGARGFRFHLWPAPADIADAATGPAVMNAAVETCVRAFPEQYWWSYKRYRRRPSGEPDFYRQP, encoded by the coding sequence ATGCAGACTGTACTTCGCGCGCTGTTCCTCCTGCTCGGCTATCTGCCGCTGGTGCTGCTGCATGCGCTCGGCAGCGTGCTGGGCCGGCTGCTGTGGTGGCTGCCGAACGGCCTGCGGCGGGTCACCGAGCTGCATCTGGCCCGCTGCCTGCCGGAACTCGATGACAAAGCCCGTAGCCGTATCGCCCGCGCCAGCCTGATCGAAAGCGCGAAAGCGGTGCTCGAAGCGCCAGCCGTCTGGTTCGGGCCGGTCGGCCGGCGCAGGCGCTGGCTGGCCGATCCCGCGGCGCTGGCGACAATCCAGGCCGCGCAGGCGCAGGGCAAGGGCGTGATCCTGCTGACACCGCATCAGGGCGCCTGGGAGCTGGCCAGTTTCTTCTGCGCGCAGGCCGCGCCGATCACCGTGCTCTACAAGCCGCAGAAGGGTGCTGCCGATGCGCTGATCCGCGAGGGTCGCGCGCGCGGCGCCCTGGTGACGCCGGTACCGACCACCGGCGCCGGCGTCAAGGCCTTGCTGGCGGCGCTGAAGCGCGGCGAGATGGTCGGCATCCTGCCCGATCACGATCCGCCGGAGTCTTCCGGCACCGTGTTCGCGCCGATGTTCGGCATTCCGGCCAACACCATGGATCTGGTCACCAAGCTCGCTGCCCGCAGCGGCGCGCCGGTGCTGCTGATCGTGGCCGAGCGCCTGTCAGGCGCGCGTGGCTTCCGTTTTCATCTGTGGCCGGCGCCCGCCGACATCGCCGATGCAGCAACCGGCCCGGCAGTGATGAACGCTGCGGTCGAAACCTGCGTGCGGGCGTTCCCCGAGCAGTACTGGTGGAGCTACAAGCGCTATCGTCGGCGACCGTCGGGCGAGCCGGATTTCTACCGCCAGCCGTAG